Proteins encoded within one genomic window of Haloplanus vescus:
- a CDS encoding DUF3604 domain-containing protein: MNAAALGPLVKAVETLKVFARSAPAPSTILANRRQRFDCLHAIVPSTATPGESCQLTVQAWDQCERLHGSFTGTATLAATDPDATHPERVAFADADGGVVRETVQFDTPGTHYLTLIVDGERFVSNPIRVAPEHDTRTYWGDIHLHSTLSDGSGHAEAGYRFGRDVMDLDVVAYTDHDTMGFFIPPGWQRRRMHDGYFEALCDLAASFDDEGEFVTLPAYEWTKQPNMGGHVNVYFEDEADATLIDSLWEESRTYEDLWARLREWDDAHDSRVVTIPHHPAEAMYPFDFASVDYDDDLAPLVEVYSQWGSSERPGREGNQFPLAMGQGEIDEPGHYVQDAHELGYRVGMLGGADFHGPNPGHSTIHTDPHFPALGEWRDAGLGWGNIWRVWDERSYPGGLTAFRAPELTREAIFTALRSRSVYATTQPHRILVDFRVNGVDVADQEDEVAVDEPTSPRTVSVDVAGTAPIETVEVVKNNAVWRTVEGTSDPDAALDTYTVADEWTDEDPITGMKWDETRGTDGDVYTLRVTQASADRHPGMAWVGPLWVVAK, translated from the coding sequence ATGAACGCCGCCGCGCTGGGCCCGCTCGTCAAGGCCGTCGAGACGCTGAAGGTGTTCGCACGGAGCGCCCCCGCACCGTCGACGATACTCGCCAATCGGCGCCAGCGATTCGACTGCCTGCACGCAATCGTGCCGTCGACGGCAACACCGGGCGAGTCGTGCCAGCTCACGGTGCAGGCGTGGGACCAGTGCGAACGGCTCCACGGGTCGTTCACGGGGACGGCGACGCTGGCGGCGACGGACCCCGACGCGACCCATCCAGAGCGTGTGGCGTTCGCGGACGCGGACGGCGGCGTCGTCCGCGAGACGGTGCAGTTCGACACGCCGGGGACACACTACCTGACCCTGATCGTCGACGGCGAGCGCTTCGTCTCGAATCCGATTCGCGTCGCCCCCGAACACGACACCCGGACCTACTGGGGCGATATCCACCTGCATTCGACGCTCTCCGACGGGTCGGGCCACGCCGAGGCGGGGTATCGCTTCGGGCGCGACGTGATGGACCTCGACGTCGTCGCGTACACCGACCACGACACGATGGGCTTTTTCATCCCGCCGGGGTGGCAGCGCCGCCGGATGCACGACGGGTACTTCGAAGCGTTGTGTGACCTGGCGGCGTCGTTCGACGACGAAGGCGAGTTCGTCACGCTCCCGGCCTACGAGTGGACGAAACAGCCGAACATGGGCGGTCACGTCAACGTCTACTTCGAGGACGAAGCGGACGCGACGCTCATCGACTCGCTCTGGGAGGAGTCGCGCACCTACGAAGACCTGTGGGCGCGTCTGCGCGAGTGGGACGACGCCCACGACTCGCGAGTGGTGACGATTCCCCACCACCCCGCGGAGGCGATGTACCCCTTCGACTTCGCGAGCGTCGACTACGACGACGACCTGGCGCCCCTGGTGGAGGTGTACTCCCAGTGGGGGTCGAGCGAGCGCCCGGGCCGCGAGGGCAACCAGTTCCCGCTGGCGATGGGACAGGGCGAAATCGACGAGCCAGGTCACTACGTGCAGGACGCCCACGAGTTGGGCTACCGCGTCGGAATGCTGGGCGGCGCGGACTTCCACGGGCCGAACCCCGGTCACTCGACCATCCACACCGACCCGCACTTCCCCGCACTGGGCGAGTGGCGTGACGCCGGCCTCGGCTGGGGGAACATCTGGCGCGTGTGGGACGAGCGAAGCTATCCGGGCGGCCTCACCGCCTTCCGGGCGCCGGAACTCACGCGCGAGGCGATTTTCACGGCGCTCCGGTCGCGGTCGGTGTACGCGACGACCCAACCCCACCGCATCCTCGTCGACTTCCGGGTGAACGGCGTCGACGTGGCCGACCAAGAGGACGAGGTCGCCGTCGACGAGCCGACATCACCGCGGACCGTCAGCGTCGACGTGGCGGGGACGGCCCCCATCGAAACCGTCGAAGTGGTGAAGAACAACGCAGTCTGGCGGACCGTCGAGGGGACGAGCGACCCGGACGCGGCCCTCGACACCTACACCGTGGCCGACGAGTGGACGGACGAGGACCCGATTACGGGGATGAAGTGGGACGAGACGCGCGGCACCGACGGCGACGTGTACACGCTCAGGGTGACGCAGGCGAGCGCCGACCGGCATCCCGGGATGGCGTGGGTCGGACCGCTGTGGGTCGTGGCGAAGTAA
- a CDS encoding HVO_2922 family protein, which produces MAAQPVFELYEDRGSEWRWRLVAANGNIVADSAEGYVSKQGAKRGIECVKRIAPDADVEEH; this is translated from the coding sequence ATGGCGGCTCAACCGGTCTTCGAGTTGTACGAGGACAGAGGGTCGGAGTGGCGCTGGCGGCTCGTCGCCGCGAACGGCAACATCGTCGCCGACAGCGCCGAGGGATACGTGTCCAAACAGGGGGCAAAGCGGGGCATCGAGTGCGTCAAGCGCATCGCCCCCGACGCGGACGTCGAGGAACACTAA